CTTTCGTTTCAGGCTTTAAACCAGAATCCCTTTTAGAGACCATTATTATGTCTTCAAGAAGGGTTGAAAATTCATAACCCGACGGGATACCATAATAGCGAATACCGTAGTCTTTATCTCCTTCCACTATAATTGCAGGTATTTTGTCCTCTATTTCATAACTATCTGCTTTCTCTTTGTTTTCCATGTGATTCAAAACTTCAAGAGTAATAAGATCCGACAGCTCCGCTACCTCTTCAAGAATTTGCCTCGTTTCGCGGCAGTATGTACACTCTAAGGTCTGAGTGAAATTAATTATTTTTACGGGATTGACCATTTCGGCGAACATCGCCCTTATTTCTTTTTTATCGGCTTCCGAGAGAAACCCCATAACTCTTACCTCCTTAAATTTTAAAATTTTATGAAAGTTCAAGCATTTTATCTAATGCTCTTCGTGCCCTTTCTATAACCTCCGGTTCAAGAACCACCTCATACCTCTCATAAAGCAAGGACTCATACACCTTTTCCAAAGTAATTTTTTTCATTTGCTGACATATTGCAGTGCGAGGTGGGTTGTAAAACCTTCTGTCAGGCATTTCACGAACAGCTCTTTCGGTAAGACCCTCTTCAGTGAAAAATACATATTCGGGTGCATTTAAAAGCTTTGCTAACCTTATCATACCCTGCGTAGACTCAATGTAATCTGAATTCATAATCACCTCTTCCCTACACTCCGGATGAGCAATAACTACTGCAT
The window above is part of the bacterium genome. Proteins encoded here:
- a CDS encoding thioredoxin family protein, coding for MGFLSEADKKEIRAMFAEMVNPVKIINFTQTLECTYCRETRQILEEVAELSDLITLEVLNHMENKEKADSYEIEDKIPAIIVEGDKDYGIRYYGIPSGYEFSTLLEDIIMVSKRDSGLKPETKATLATIVKPVHIKVFVTPTCPYCPTAAITAHKMALESDMIKAEVIESIEFPFLAQKYGVYGVPKVVINEKVSFEGALPEEMFLDYVLKAVK